A window of Myxococcales bacterium contains these coding sequences:
- a CDS encoding tetratricopeptide repeat protein: protein MRVIRYIILICLSLSVVAASCGRPHVGADDARKAKGYYELAVASMNGGDATGALNELLKAVEINPYDPDIHNALGLVYYSNEKYTKAISHFQKAIELDPQHSDAHHNLGHLYLTQGRYDLATAEFQQALENDLYRNRAQTLNALGYTYYKKRDYLKAEETLKGCIEHDRLYFLAYDNLAKVYIALERYDDARPILEQALQMQPLFPEAMLDLGLVYWKINKKNQAVDLFKRVKQIDPLGEFGARADEYLGLLE from the coding sequence ATGCGCGTCATCCGCTACATCATTCTGATCTGCCTGTCGCTGAGCGTGGTCGCGGCGTCTTGCGGGCGGCCGCACGTCGGCGCCGACGACGCCCGGAAGGCCAAGGGGTATTACGAACTGGCGGTCGCCAGCATGAACGGCGGCGACGCGACCGGCGCCCTCAACGAGCTGCTCAAAGCGGTGGAAATCAACCCCTACGATCCGGACATCCATAACGCGCTCGGCCTCGTTTACTATTCGAACGAAAAGTACACCAAGGCCATCAGCCATTTCCAAAAAGCGATCGAATTGGACCCACAGCACTCCGACGCCCATCACAACCTGGGCCATTTGTACCTTACGCAGGGCCGGTACGACCTGGCGACCGCGGAATTTCAACAGGCGCTAGAAAACGACCTTTACCGCAACCGCGCCCAGACGCTTAACGCGCTGGGTTACACCTACTATAAAAAGCGCGACTACCTGAAAGCCGAGGAAACCCTCAAGGGTTGCATCGAGCACGACCGGCTGTATTTCCTGGCCTACGACAACCTCGCCAAGGTTTACATCGCCCTGGAACGCTACGACGACGCCCGGCCGATCCTTGAGCAGGCGCTGCAGATGCAGCCGCTCTTTCCCGAGGCGATGCTCGACCTGGGTCTCGTTTACTGGAAAATCAATAAAAAGAATCAGGCGGTCGATCTGTTCAAACGCGTCAAGCAGATCGACCCGCTCGGGGAATTCGGCGCGCGCGCCGACGAATACCTGGGACTGTTGGAGTAA
- a CDS encoding sugar kinase, with translation MSILVVGSVALDTLRFPGGNVHERVLGGSASYFSLAASLFSPVRLVGVVGGDFSPAHMELLRRHQVDLAGLEIVKDGETFFWDGEYLDDMNERVTHETKLGVFGAFAPKLPAGWESSDDVFCGNIDPELQAHVLAACGKRRFAALDTMNLWINIRREALLAALRRVDLLFLNDSEAKLLTGAGNLLTAAREVLRLGPARVVIKRGEYGVFMLGPDGPFAAPALPLDDAVDPTGAGDSFAGGFFGSLSQEPALDEAAFRRACVAGTLAASFTCQGIGVTRLAEIGRPDYDRRLAEFVRLTRLG, from the coding sequence ATGTCGATTCTGGTCGTCGGTTCGGTAGCCCTGGATACCCTGCGTTTTCCGGGCGGCAACGTGCACGAACGCGTACTGGGCGGCTCAGCCAGTTACTTTTCCCTGGCCGCCTCGCTGTTTTCGCCGGTCCGGCTGGTGGGCGTGGTCGGCGGCGACTTCTCCCCGGCGCACATGGAGCTGCTACGCCGCCACCAGGTCGATCTGGCGGGCCTGGAAATCGTCAAGGACGGCGAAACCTTCTTCTGGGATGGTGAATACCTGGACGATATGAACGAGCGCGTCACCCACGAAACGAAACTGGGCGTGTTCGGCGCGTTCGCCCCCAAATTGCCGGCCGGATGGGAAAGTTCGGACGACGTTTTCTGCGGTAACATCGATCCGGAATTGCAGGCGCACGTGCTGGCCGCCTGCGGCAAACGCCGGTTCGCCGCGCTGGACACGATGAACCTGTGGATCAATATCCGGCGCGAGGCCTTGCTGGCCGCCCTGCGGCGCGTCGACCTGCTGTTTCTCAACGACAGCGAGGCCAAGCTGCTGACGGGCGCCGGCAACCTGCTGACCGCGGCCCGCGAAGTGTTGCGGCTGGGGCCGGCGCGGGTGGTGATCAAACGCGGCGAATACGGCGTGTTCATGCTCGGACCGGACGGCCCCTTCGCCGCGCCGGCACTGCCCCTCGACGACGCCGTCGACCCGACCGGCGCGGGCGACTCGTTCGCCGGCGGTTTTTTCGGTTCGCTCTCGCAGGAACCGGCGTTGGACGAGGCGGCGTTCCGCCGGGCCTGCGTGGCGGGCACCCTGGCGGCCAGTTTCACCTGCCAGGGCATCGGGGTGACCCGCCTGGCGGAAATCGGGCGGCCGGATTACGACCGCCGGCTGGCGGAGTTCGTCCGGTTGACTCGCCTGGGCTAG
- the mtnP gene encoding S-methyl-5'-thioadenosine phosphorylase produces the protein MSVKFGVIGGTGLYEMPGIEELHESEVKTPFGDPSDKLISGRYHGVPVVFLPRHGRGHRFMPTAVPYRANLFALKSLGVTHVISVSACGSLKEELRPGDVVVIDQFVDRTRHRDDSFFGQGLVAHVSFADPICPCLAKDLYDTAGELGIPAHWKGTYLCMEGPQFSTRAESLLYRSWGMDVIGMTNLTEARLAREAELHFATLAMVTDYDCWRTHDADVDINDILRVMAQNSDNAKKIIGAVIQKNRAAETCGCAAAMAGAIVTDPKRIPATLKADLALLIGKYVK, from the coding sequence ATGAGCGTGAAATTCGGCGTGATCGGCGGCACCGGCCTGTACGAAATGCCGGGCATCGAAGAACTGCATGAAAGCGAAGTGAAAACGCCGTTCGGCGATCCCTCGGACAAACTGATTTCGGGCCGCTACCACGGCGTGCCGGTGGTTTTTCTGCCCCGCCATGGGCGCGGCCACCGCTTCATGCCGACCGCCGTCCCGTACCGCGCCAACCTCTTCGCCCTCAAGTCGCTGGGCGTCACCCACGTGATCAGCGTCAGCGCCTGCGGATCGCTCAAGGAAGAACTCCGCCCCGGTGACGTCGTGGTCATCGATCAGTTCGTCGACCGGACCCGGCACCGCGACGACAGCTTCTTCGGCCAGGGCCTGGTCGCGCACGTCTCCTTCGCCGATCCGATCTGCCCGTGTCTCGCCAAGGATCTGTACGACACCGCCGGCGAACTGGGCATCCCGGCGCACTGGAAAGGCACCTACCTCTGCATGGAAGGCCCGCAATTTTCGACGCGCGCCGAAAGCCTGCTGTACCGGTCGTGGGGCATGGACGTAATCGGCATGACCAACCTGACCGAGGCGCGGCTGGCCCGCGAGGCCGAACTGCATTTCGCCACCCTGGCGATGGTGACCGATTACGACTGCTGGCGGACCCACGACGCCGACGTCGACATCAACGACATCCTGCGGGTGATGGCGCAAAACAGCGACAACGCGAAAAAAATCATCGGCGCGGTCATTCAGAAGAACCGCGCGGCCGAAACCTGCGGCTGCGCCGCGGCGATGGCGGGGGCGATCGTCACCGATCCCAAACGGATTCCCGCGACCCTGAAAGCGGATCTGGCCCTGCTGATCGGCAAATACGTCAAATAG
- a CDS encoding methylaspartate mutase, giving the protein MTIDPEKINVILATDCGSTTTKAILIEKINGEYRQTYRGEAPTTVEAPFEDVTLGVLNAAQEVGELAGRRLVDDRGRLISPATDGAGCDLYISTSSAGGGLQMMVAGVVRKMTGESAERAALGAGAIVMDVIAANDHRLPHEQIERIRQLRPDMILLGGGIDGGTQTHVVELAELISAADPHPRLGANYRLPVIYAGNKDAAAEVRRELAEQTELFVVDNLRPVLEKENLGPAREKIHELFMEHVMAQAPGYRKLMEWTDAPIMPTPGAVGNILKRVADEEGINAVGVDIGGATTDVFSVFGGVFNRTVSANLGMSYSISNVLAEATLPNVMRWLPFDLDERDLRNRVKNKMIRPTTIPQTLLELIFEQAIAKEALRLAFAHHKSFATTLKGVQQQRTIGDTFAQSAAGETLVDLMKLDLLVASGGVLSHAPRPHQTAMMLVDAFAPEGITRLAKDSIFMMPHLGVLAEVHPRAATEVFKKDCLIYLGTVVAPRGQGKEGKDCFSYELELADGRKLDGKLKTGEVRLVELGPGEEGRIRCQPVRGFDMGRGNGATVEGPVWGGTVGLLLDARGRPLEIPADRKKRLETVRAWMEAWQAYPDSHWIETEGR; this is encoded by the coding sequence ATGACGATCGATCCGGAAAAAATCAACGTCATTCTGGCCACCGATTGCGGCAGCACCACCACCAAGGCCATTCTGATCGAGAAAATCAACGGCGAGTACCGCCAGACTTACCGCGGCGAGGCACCCACCACCGTCGAGGCGCCCTTCGAGGACGTCACCCTGGGCGTGCTCAACGCCGCGCAGGAAGTCGGCGAACTGGCGGGCCGGCGTCTGGTGGACGACCGCGGCCGCCTGATCTCGCCCGCCACCGACGGCGCCGGCTGCGACCTCTACATCTCCACCTCGAGCGCGGGCGGCGGCCTGCAGATGATGGTCGCCGGCGTGGTGCGCAAGATGACCGGCGAATCGGCCGAGCGCGCCGCGCTGGGCGCCGGGGCGATCGTCATGGACGTCATCGCGGCCAACGACCACCGCCTGCCGCACGAACAGATCGAACGCATCCGCCAACTGCGGCCCGACATGATCCTGCTGGGCGGCGGCATCGACGGGGGCACCCAGACGCACGTGGTCGAGCTGGCCGAGTTGATCTCGGCGGCCGATCCGCATCCGCGCCTGGGCGCCAATTACCGCCTGCCGGTGATCTACGCCGGCAACAAGGACGCGGCGGCGGAGGTGCGGCGCGAGCTGGCCGAACAGACCGAACTGTTCGTGGTCGACAACCTGCGCCCGGTGCTCGAAAAAGAGAATCTCGGGCCGGCCCGCGAGAAGATTCACGAACTGTTCATGGAACACGTGATGGCGCAGGCGCCCGGTTATCGCAAGCTGATGGAATGGACCGACGCGCCGATCATGCCCACCCCGGGCGCGGTCGGCAACATCCTCAAGCGGGTCGCCGACGAGGAAGGCATCAACGCCGTGGGCGTCGACATCGGCGGCGCGACCACCGACGTGTTCTCGGTCTTCGGCGGCGTGTTCAACCGCACGGTCTCGGCCAACCTCGGCATGAGCTACTCGATCAGCAACGTGCTGGCCGAGGCCACGCTGCCCAACGTGATGCGCTGGCTGCCCTTCGACCTGGACGAGCGCGACCTGCGCAACCGCGTCAAGAACAAGATGATCCGCCCGACCACCATTCCGCAGACCCTGCTCGAACTGATTTTCGAACAGGCGATCGCCAAGGAGGCGCTGCGGCTGGCGTTCGCGCACCACAAGAGCTTCGCCACCACCCTCAAAGGCGTGCAGCAGCAGCGGACGATCGGCGACACGTTCGCCCAATCCGCCGCCGGCGAAACCCTCGTCGACCTCATGAAACTCGACCTGCTCGTCGCCTCGGGCGGCGTGCTGTCGCACGCGCCGCGCCCGCACCAGACGGCGATGATGCTCGTCGACGCCTTCGCCCCCGAGGGCATCACCCGGCTGGCGAAGGATTCGATCTTCATGATGCCACACCTGGGCGTCCTGGCCGAGGTGCACCCGCGCGCCGCGACGGAAGTCTTTAAAAAGGATTGCCTGATCTACCTCGGCACCGTGGTGGCGCCGCGCGGCCAGGGCAAGGAAGGCAAGGATTGCTTTTCCTATGAGTTGGAACTCGCCGACGGCCGCAAGCTCGACGGCAAGCTGAAAACCGGCGAGGTCCGCCTGGTGGAACTCGGCCCCGGCGAGGAAGGCCGCATCCGGTGCCAGCCGGTGCGGGGCTTCGATATGGGGCGTGGCAACGGGGCCACGGTCGAAGGTCCGGTCTGGGGCGGGACGGTCGGCCTGCTGCTCGACGCCCGCGGCCGCCCGCTGGAAATTCCCGCCGACCGGAAAAAACGGCTGGAAACCGTCCGGGCCTGGATGGAAGCCTGGCAGGCCTACCCCGATTCGCATTGGATCGAAACGGAGGGCCGCTGA